From Sporosarcina sp. Te-1, the proteins below share one genomic window:
- a CDS encoding methionine ABC transporter permease: protein MIEKFFPNVDWEMMWEATKETIYMTAASTFYTFIFGLILGIVLFLTSPGQLWANRFLNFITSTFVNVFRSIPFLILIILLIPFTLLIMESMRGPQAALPALVIGSAPFYARMVLIGLQEIDKGVIEAARSMGAKTSTIIFKVLIPESLPALISGITVTAIALVGYTAMAGVIGAGGLGNLAYLDGFQRNRGDVTLAATILILVIVFIIQFIGDTAVKKLDKR, encoded by the coding sequence ATGATTGAAAAATTCTTTCCGAATGTTGATTGGGAAATGATGTGGGAAGCGACAAAAGAAACGATCTACATGACGGCCGCCTCGACTTTCTATACGTTCATCTTCGGACTGATCCTCGGGATTGTATTGTTTTTAACAAGTCCCGGCCAGTTATGGGCAAATCGTTTTTTGAACTTCATCACAAGTACGTTTGTCAATGTATTTAGATCCATTCCGTTCCTCATTCTGATCATTTTATTGATTCCCTTCACGTTGTTGATCATGGAATCGATGCGTGGTCCCCAGGCTGCATTGCCGGCTCTCGTGATCGGCTCTGCTCCCTTCTACGCGCGAATGGTGCTGATTGGACTGCAGGAAATTGATAAAGGCGTCATCGAAGCGGCCCGTTCGATGGGGGCTAAAACGAGCACGATCATTTTCAAAGTCCTCATCCCTGAATCGCTGCCTGCTCTCATATCGGGGATTACTGTGACAGCGATCGCCTTGGTTGGCTATACGGCGATGGCGGGCGTCATCGGAGCTGGCGGCCTCGGAAACCTGGCGTATCTCGACGGTTTCCAACGAAACCGGGGAGACGTAACGCTAGCAGCTACGATTCTCATCTTAGTCATTGTGTTTATTATCCAATTCATTGGGGATACGGCAGTTAAGAAATTGGATAA
- a CDS encoding methionine ABC transporter ATP-binding protein, with product MIELKDVNKRYGQKDGLLAVDGVTLSIADGAIFGIIGYSGAGKSTLIRLLNGLEKPTSGSITIAGREISSVSAKELRKVRQKVSMIFQHFNLLWSRTVKGNIAFPLEIAGVPKAERDRKVEELIDLVGLRGRENAYPSELSGGQKQRVGIARALANEPEVLLCDEATSALDPETTDQILDLLTDINQRLGLTIVMITHEMHVIRKICHQVAVMESGRVVEIGNVLDVFQQPKAAITKRFVSQVTEPAGTEQALAHVRQEVPDGTLVKLVFIGERTEQPVLSSLIRSFQVDVNIVQGNITHTQGGAYGTLILQILGNESVVQEAIQYLHNEGVQAEVIVHD from the coding sequence ATGATTGAATTAAAGGACGTCAATAAACGATATGGCCAAAAGGACGGTTTGCTGGCTGTCGATGGGGTCACACTTTCCATTGCGGACGGCGCCATATTCGGCATTATCGGTTACAGCGGGGCGGGGAAAAGTACGCTCATCCGTTTGTTGAATGGTTTAGAAAAACCGACATCGGGGTCGATTACGATCGCGGGTCGTGAAATATCCTCCGTTTCGGCGAAGGAATTGCGGAAGGTCCGCCAAAAAGTGAGCATGATCTTTCAGCATTTCAACTTGTTGTGGTCTCGGACGGTCAAAGGGAATATTGCATTTCCATTAGAGATCGCTGGCGTGCCGAAAGCGGAACGGGACCGAAAAGTGGAAGAGCTCATTGATCTTGTAGGACTCCGCGGAAGGGAGAATGCCTACCCCTCGGAGCTGTCCGGCGGGCAGAAGCAGCGGGTCGGCATCGCACGCGCCCTTGCGAATGAACCGGAAGTGCTGCTTTGCGATGAAGCGACGTCTGCACTGGATCCGGAAACGACCGATCAGATTTTAGACTTACTAACGGATATCAATCAACGGCTTGGATTGACAATTGTCATGATTACACATGAAATGCACGTCATCCGAAAAATTTGTCACCAGGTTGCCGTCATGGAATCCGGCCGTGTTGTCGAAATAGGCAATGTGCTCGATGTGTTCCAACAACCGAAAGCCGCGATTACCAAGCGGTTCGTTTCCCAAGTAACCGAACCGGCAGGAACGGAGCAGGCATTGGCTCACGTCCGCCAAGAGGTGCCGGACGGAACGCTTGTCAAGCTGGTGTTTATCGGCGAACGGACGGAACAACCCGTCCTGTCCAGCCTGATCCGATCCTTCCAAGTTGATGTGAACATCGTGCAAGGTAACATCACGCATACACAAGGCGGGGCATACGGAACATTGATCCTGCAAATCCTCGGCAATGAAAGCGTCGTTCAAGAAGCGATCCAGTACTTGCATAATGAAGGCGTGCAGGCGGAGGTGATCGTCCATGATTGA
- a CDS encoding thioredoxin family protein, translated as MDNWTREQWEITRSQFPDAAFYLYTPLCGTCAVASKMLEVVAELKPELPLGKADLNYVESIAVDYEIESVPCLLVQKNGQLAHKIYAFQSVPYLLEKLS; from the coding sequence ATGGATAACTGGACACGCGAACAATGGGAGATTACACGGAGCCAATTCCCAGATGCAGCGTTTTACTTATATACACCGCTATGCGGAACATGTGCGGTCGCTTCCAAAATGCTGGAGGTCGTAGCAGAGCTGAAACCTGAACTGCCCTTAGGAAAAGCGGATTTGAATTATGTCGAATCCATTGCAGTCGATTACGAAATTGAAAGCGTGCCTTGCCTCCTAGTGCAGAAGAATGGGCAACTGGCGCATAAAATCTATGCTTTCCAATCCGTTCCATATTTGCTTGAAAAATTAAGTTGA
- a CDS encoding toprim domain-containing protein, with protein sequence MMCEDKVILVEGHSDKKRLLAVLAEPVEIVCTNGTVSPYKLEELLAPHEHQDIYVFVDADASGDAIRALFKRDYPEAIHLYTERVYRQVETTPYRALALILLAANFKVHPDLLF encoded by the coding sequence ATGATGTGTGAAGACAAAGTGATCTTAGTGGAAGGCCATTCGGATAAGAAGCGTCTGCTCGCTGTGCTGGCAGAGCCGGTCGAGATTGTCTGTACAAATGGCACCGTAAGTCCTTACAAATTGGAGGAGCTGCTGGCTCCCCATGAGCACCAGGATATCTATGTCTTCGTTGACGCGGATGCGTCCGGCGATGCCATCCGTGCTCTATTTAAACGGGACTATCCTGAAGCCATCCATCTTTATACAGAGCGGGTGTATCGGCAAGTTGAGACAACCCCTTACCGAGCGCTTGCATTGATTCTTTTGGCCGCGAATTTCAAGGTGCATCCCGACCTATTGTTTTAG
- the gcvH gene encoding glycine cleavage system protein GcvH has product MSTPTNLRYSEEHEWVKDENGKYRIGITHFAQSELGDIVFVELPQVGDDVTADEPFGSVESVKTVSELYAPISGKVVEVNEELEDSPELVNESPYEGAWMIVVEASDESELDALMSAEDYDKMTVGE; this is encoded by the coding sequence ATGAGCACACCTACAAACTTGCGTTATTCAGAAGAACATGAATGGGTAAAAGATGAAAACGGCAAATACCGGATTGGTATCACACACTTCGCGCAATCTGAACTTGGCGATATCGTATTCGTTGAACTGCCACAAGTCGGTGACGACGTAACAGCGGACGAGCCTTTTGGCAGCGTTGAGTCCGTTAAGACAGTTTCCGAGCTATACGCTCCAATCAGCGGTAAAGTCGTTGAAGTGAACGAAGAGTTGGAAGACAGCCCGGAACTAGTAAACGAATCCCCATATGAAGGCGCTTGGATGATCGTCGTGGAAGCTTCCGACGAATCCGAACTGGACGCGCTTATGTCTGCAGAAGACTATGACAAAATGACTGTTGGCGAGTAA
- a CDS encoding arsenate reductase family protein: protein MTITFYGYPKCSSCKKAEKWLEAKGVQVDYVNIAEQPPTEEVLRTFIEQSGLDIKKFFNVSGMKYRELQLKDKLPEMSADEKLALLSSDGMLIKRPIATDGKKVTVGFNETQYEDIWGKE from the coding sequence ATGACAATTACGTTTTATGGCTATCCGAAATGCAGTTCATGCAAGAAAGCGGAAAAGTGGTTGGAGGCGAAGGGAGTGCAGGTGGATTATGTGAATATCGCAGAGCAGCCGCCTACAGAGGAAGTTCTTCGCACTTTTATTGAACAGTCCGGTCTGGACATCAAAAAGTTCTTCAATGTGAGCGGCATGAAATATCGGGAACTGCAATTGAAGGACAAACTGCCGGAGATGTCCGCCGACGAGAAATTGGCGTTGCTATCATCGGACGGCATGCTGATCAAACGGCCGATTGCGACAGATGGAAAAAAGGTGACGGTAGGCTTCAATGAAACGCAGTATGAGGACATTTGGGGCAAGGAATAA
- a CDS encoding acyl-CoA dehydrogenase family protein, producing the protein MTETKTTDLIRGGAFLIEDIEANRVFTPEDFTDEHKMIAKTTEEYVKNEVAPVIENLEHHEFEHSVRLLKSAGDLGLLGADIPEEYDGLGLDKISSALIAEKMSVAGGFSITHGAHVGIGTLPIVLFGNEEQKKKYLPSSATAEKIFAYALTEPGSGSDALGAKTTAKLNEAGTHYILNGEKQWITNAGFADVFVVYAKVDGDKFSAFIVEREFPGVSVGAEEKKMGIKSSSTRTLILEDAEVPVENLLGEIGRGHIIAFNILNIGRYKLGVGTIGGSKRALELAISYTNQRQQFKTPISSFNLTKEKLATMASKLYATESLIYRTVGYFEERNSQMTAEQQKDGKEVAASIAEYAIECSINKVVGSEVLDYIVDEAVQLHGGYGFMQEYEVERIYRDSRINRIFEGTNEINRMIVPGTFLKKAMKGELPLLEKAQGLQEELLMMMPEEIGDEALAQEKVLVKNAKKIGLLAAGMAAQRFGTKLEAEQEVLVNIADIANNVFAMESALLRTEKAVAKNGEEKEKQKILYTQIFCQEAFEAIEKDAKETLLASVEGDNQRMMLSALRKLTRSNPYNIIAKKREASEKLIEAEKYVV; encoded by the coding sequence ATGACTGAAACGAAAACAACGGATCTTATCCGGGGCGGAGCATTCTTGATTGAAGATATCGAAGCAAATCGTGTCTTCACACCGGAAGATTTTACAGATGAACATAAAATGATCGCCAAGACGACAGAAGAATATGTGAAAAACGAAGTGGCACCCGTGATCGAGAACTTGGAACACCATGAGTTCGAGCATTCGGTCCGTTTGTTGAAATCCGCAGGGGACCTCGGACTTCTCGGAGCCGATATTCCGGAAGAATACGATGGATTGGGCTTGGATAAAATCTCGTCCGCTTTGATCGCAGAGAAAATGTCCGTTGCTGGCGGCTTTTCTATCACGCACGGTGCACATGTTGGGATCGGTACGCTTCCGATCGTGCTGTTCGGGAATGAAGAGCAAAAGAAGAAATACTTGCCGAGCTCTGCAACCGCTGAGAAGATTTTCGCGTATGCATTGACGGAACCAGGCTCCGGTTCAGATGCACTTGGGGCAAAAACGACAGCGAAATTGAATGAGGCGGGCACCCATTATATTTTGAATGGGGAAAAGCAATGGATTACCAACGCTGGCTTCGCGGACGTATTCGTCGTCTATGCGAAAGTCGATGGCGATAAGTTCTCCGCATTTATTGTGGAGAGAGAGTTTCCAGGCGTCTCCGTTGGTGCTGAAGAAAAGAAGATGGGAATCAAATCATCGTCTACACGGACACTTATTTTGGAGGACGCGGAAGTGCCGGTCGAGAATTTGCTAGGTGAAATCGGCCGTGGCCATATTATCGCCTTCAATATTTTGAATATCGGGCGTTACAAACTAGGTGTTGGTACAATCGGCGGCTCCAAGCGTGCGCTCGAATTGGCCATCTCGTATACAAATCAGCGCCAGCAATTTAAGACGCCGATCTCTTCTTTCAATTTGACGAAAGAAAAATTGGCAACGATGGCTTCCAAATTGTATGCGACAGAAAGCTTGATCTATCGCACGGTCGGCTATTTCGAAGAGCGCAACAGCCAGATGACGGCGGAGCAGCAGAAGGATGGAAAGGAAGTAGCGGCTTCCATCGCGGAATATGCCATCGAGTGCTCCATCAATAAAGTCGTCGGTTCGGAAGTGCTTGACTACATCGTTGACGAAGCGGTCCAGCTGCACGGCGGTTATGGCTTCATGCAAGAGTATGAAGTAGAGCGTATTTATCGGGATTCTCGCATCAACCGTATTTTTGAAGGAACGAACGAAATTAACCGGATGATCGTCCCGGGCACCTTCCTGAAAAAGGCGATGAAGGGCGAATTGCCATTGCTGGAAAAGGCGCAAGGCCTTCAGGAAGAACTGCTCATGATGATGCCGGAAGAAATTGGGGACGAAGCACTGGCTCAAGAGAAAGTGCTTGTGAAAAATGCAAAGAAGATCGGTCTTCTAGCTGCTGGCATGGCGGCGCAGCGTTTTGGCACGAAACTGGAAGCTGAACAAGAAGTCCTCGTTAACATTGCGGATATCGCAAACAATGTTTTCGCGATGGAATCGGCTCTATTGCGTACAGAAAAGGCCGTTGCGAAAAATGGTGAAGAAAAAGAGAAGCAAAAGATCCTTTATACACAAATTTTCTGCCAGGAGGCATTTGAAGCGATCGAAAAAGATGCAAAGGAAACATTGCTTGCTTCGGTCGAAGGGGATAACCAACGGATGATGCTCTCCGCATTGCGGAAATTGACCCGCTCCAACCCGTATAATATTATCGCGAAAAAACGCGAAGCTTCCGAGAAGCTGATCGAAGCTGAAAAGTACGTCGTTTGA
- a CDS encoding acetyl-CoA C-acetyltransferase, with translation MREAILVAGARTPVGKAGKGSLATVRPDDLAALTVKETLKRANGYDGPIDDLIMGCAMPEAEQGMNVARNIGALAGLPDTTPAITINRFCSSGLQSIAYAAERIMLGHSQAIIAGGVESMSMVPMMGNTIRPNFKLAETAPQYYMGMGHTAEQVAQKYGVSREDQDAFAVCSHERAAAAIEAGKFVDEIVPVEVTKRYVDASGKYKETTFQFEMDEGVRVGTSMEVLAKLRPAFSVKGSVTAGNASQTSDGAASVLVMDREMAEAQGLKPLAKFRSFAVGGVPPEVMGIGPIEAVPKALKLAGLSIEDIDLWELNEAFASQSLQVIRHLGLDMDKVNVNGGAIALGHPLGATGSVLTLRLLNELRRQGKQFGVVTMCIGGGMGAAGVFELL, from the coding sequence ATGCGTGAAGCAATACTAGTGGCCGGTGCACGTACACCGGTCGGCAAAGCGGGAAAAGGATCGCTGGCAACGGTCCGCCCGGATGATCTAGCAGCACTGACTGTTAAAGAAACATTGAAACGAGCGAATGGTTATGATGGACCGATAGATGATTTGATAATGGGGTGCGCAATGCCGGAAGCCGAGCAGGGAATGAACGTCGCCCGGAACATCGGAGCGCTTGCCGGATTGCCTGATACGACACCGGCGATTACGATCAACCGGTTCTGTTCATCCGGCCTTCAATCGATCGCCTATGCAGCGGAACGGATCATGCTTGGCCATTCACAGGCCATTATCGCCGGCGGTGTTGAGTCGATGAGCATGGTGCCAATGATGGGCAACACGATACGGCCGAATTTCAAGCTCGCCGAAACCGCCCCTCAATATTACATGGGAATGGGGCATACGGCAGAGCAAGTGGCGCAGAAATACGGCGTCAGCCGGGAAGACCAAGACGCGTTTGCAGTCTGCTCACATGAACGGGCGGCTGCTGCCATCGAAGCAGGAAAATTTGTGGACGAAATCGTGCCGGTGGAAGTGACGAAACGCTACGTCGATGCGTCAGGAAAATATAAAGAGACGACCTTCCAGTTTGAGATGGATGAAGGCGTCCGTGTCGGGACGTCAATGGAAGTTCTTGCGAAGCTGCGTCCGGCGTTTTCCGTAAAAGGTTCCGTCACGGCGGGGAATGCTTCCCAGACGTCCGATGGAGCAGCATCTGTCCTCGTTATGGATCGTGAAATGGCGGAAGCGCAAGGTCTCAAACCGCTTGCGAAATTCCGTTCCTTTGCAGTAGGCGGAGTTCCGCCTGAAGTGATGGGAATCGGACCGATCGAAGCGGTTCCGAAGGCGTTGAAGCTTGCTGGACTTTCGATTGAAGATATCGATTTATGGGAGTTGAACGAAGCGTTCGCTTCACAGTCCCTCCAAGTCATCCGCCATCTAGGTTTGGATATGGATAAAGTAAATGTCAACGGTGGAGCGATCGCTCTCGGTCACCCGCTAGGCGCGACAGGGTCCGTATTGACATTGCGCTTGCTGAACGAGCTGCGCCGCCAAGGCAAGCAGTTCGGAGTCGTCACGATGTGTATCGGAGGCGGCATGGGGGCAGCTGGCGTATTTGAACTATTATAA
- a CDS encoding 3-hydroxyacyl-CoA dehydrogenase/enoyl-CoA hydratase family protein, whose protein sequence is MAYQIKKAAVLGSGVMGSGIAAHLANIGIPVLLLDIVPNKLTEEEEGKGLSLDDPKVRNKFAASALEKLVKQKPAPLTSKKNLSLIQVGNLDDDLEKLKDVDWIIEVVVENLEVKKGLYEKIDAIRTEGTIVSSNTSGISIEAMAEGRSEDFRKHFLGTHFFNPPRYLKLLEIIPTEATSAEVVEYMTNFAEDRLGKGVVLAKDTPNFIANRIGTYGLLITLREMEKRGFSIGEVDSVTGTLIGRPKSATFRTLDVVGLDTFMHVAKNVYDQTQGEEQKVFELPPFMKKMIDNGWLGAKSKQGFYLKQGKEILELDPETFEYGPTKKLKTPSIEMAKQQKGLVNKVKSLVYANDRTGEILWHILAPTLVYSAQLHGEIADDIVAIDNAMKWGFGWQQGPFEIWDAIGVAKSVERMEAEGLEIPSFVRSLLAKGYETFYREEEGDVFYFDGDTYQPVPVNEKVIDLKRYKKKHGVIKKNSGASLIDLGDGIALLEFHSQSNAIGLDIIQMINFAIDEVEKNYKGLVIGNQGKNFCVGANLGMILMEAQDDNIFELDFTIRQFQNAMMKIKYCRKPVVAAPFQMALGGGAEVCLPAAHIQASAETYIGLVEVGVGLIPGGGGNVNLYAKHLKGLPNGVHIDYQYVANKVFETIAMAKVSTSAEEARGNNFLDFADGISVNPDHLLYDAKQAVLALYEGGYTPPAKAKIPVTGDSGYATMLLGAEAMYLSGHISDHDLKIAKKLAFVLSGGKVPYGTLVEEQYMLDLEREAFLSLVAEPKSQQRMQHMLLKGKPLRN, encoded by the coding sequence GTGGCTTATCAAATAAAAAAAGCGGCAGTATTAGGTTCAGGCGTCATGGGATCTGGCATTGCAGCCCATCTCGCGAATATCGGCATTCCCGTCTTGTTGCTGGACATCGTCCCGAACAAATTGACGGAAGAAGAGGAAGGGAAGGGACTTTCCCTTGATGATCCAAAGGTGCGCAACAAGTTTGCGGCGTCTGCTTTGGAAAAACTCGTGAAACAGAAACCGGCACCGTTAACTTCAAAAAAGAACCTTTCCCTAATCCAAGTCGGGAACTTGGATGATGATTTGGAGAAATTAAAGGATGTCGACTGGATCATTGAAGTCGTCGTGGAAAACTTGGAAGTGAAGAAAGGGCTGTATGAGAAAATCGATGCCATCCGGACGGAGGGGACGATCGTCAGCTCCAACACGTCGGGCATCAGCATTGAAGCGATGGCTGAAGGACGATCCGAAGATTTCCGGAAGCATTTCCTAGGCACTCACTTTTTCAATCCGCCTCGTTACTTAAAATTGCTTGAAATCATTCCGACAGAAGCGACATCGGCGGAAGTTGTGGAATACATGACGAATTTTGCGGAGGATCGTCTTGGCAAAGGGGTCGTCTTGGCGAAAGATACACCGAATTTCATTGCCAACCGGATTGGTACATACGGTTTGCTGATCACATTACGAGAAATGGAGAAACGCGGTTTTTCCATCGGGGAAGTCGACTCGGTTACAGGTACACTGATCGGCCGTCCGAAATCAGCGACATTCCGCACATTGGATGTGGTCGGACTGGACACGTTCATGCATGTGGCAAAAAACGTCTACGATCAGACGCAAGGCGAGGAACAAAAAGTATTTGAATTGCCGCCTTTCATGAAGAAGATGATCGACAATGGATGGTTAGGCGCAAAATCCAAGCAAGGATTTTATTTAAAGCAAGGCAAGGAAATTCTTGAGCTGGATCCAGAAACGTTTGAATACGGACCCACGAAAAAATTGAAAACGCCTTCAATTGAAATGGCGAAGCAGCAGAAAGGGCTCGTGAACAAAGTGAAGAGCCTCGTCTATGCGAATGATCGGACGGGGGAGATCCTTTGGCATATCCTCGCGCCGACACTCGTTTACTCGGCCCAATTGCATGGCGAGATCGCGGATGATATTGTCGCAATCGACAATGCAATGAAGTGGGGCTTCGGCTGGCAGCAAGGTCCATTTGAAATCTGGGATGCGATCGGCGTAGCGAAATCAGTGGAGCGGATGGAAGCGGAAGGGCTCGAGATTCCATCATTCGTCCGTTCGTTATTGGCTAAAGGCTATGAAACTTTCTATAGAGAAGAAGAGGGAGACGTATTCTATTTTGACGGCGATACGTACCAGCCGGTCCCGGTCAATGAAAAGGTCATCGACTTGAAACGCTATAAGAAAAAGCACGGCGTCATTAAGAAAAATTCCGGCGCCAGCCTGATTGACCTGGGTGACGGCATTGCACTGCTCGAATTCCATTCGCAATCCAATGCGATTGGGCTCGATATTATCCAAATGATCAACTTTGCGATTGATGAAGTGGAAAAGAACTATAAAGGTCTCGTTATAGGCAACCAAGGCAAAAACTTCTGTGTTGGCGCGAACCTTGGCATGATTTTGATGGAAGCGCAGGATGATAATATTTTTGAACTTGATTTCACGATTCGCCAATTCCAAAATGCGATGATGAAAATCAAATACTGCCGAAAGCCTGTCGTTGCAGCTCCTTTCCAAATGGCGCTTGGCGGCGGAGCGGAAGTCTGTTTGCCGGCGGCTCATATCCAAGCATCCGCGGAAACGTATATTGGTCTTGTCGAAGTGGGAGTCGGGCTGATTCCGGGCGGAGGCGGAAACGTCAACTTGTATGCCAAACACTTGAAAGGCCTGCCGAATGGCGTTCACATTGATTATCAGTATGTCGCGAACAAAGTGTTCGAAACAATTGCGATGGCAAAGGTGTCAACATCCGCGGAAGAAGCGCGGGGGAATAATTTCCTTGATTTCGCTGATGGCATCAGCGTCAATCCGGATCACCTGCTATATGATGCGAAACAAGCGGTGTTGGCTCTTTACGAAGGCGGTTATACCCCTCCTGCCAAAGCGAAGATTCCGGTCACAGGGGATTCGGGCTATGCGACCATGCTGCTTGGGGCGGAAGCCATGTATCTATCCGGCCATATTAGCGACCATGACTTGAAGATCGCGAAGAAATTGGCATTTGTCCTCTCCGGCGGAAAAGTGCCGTATGGAACACTTGTCGAGGAACAATACATGCTGGACTTGGAGCGGGAGGCATTCCTGAGCCTGGTCGCGGAACCGAAGTCGCAACAACGGATGCAGCACATGCTTCTGAAAGGGAAGCCGTTACGCAACTAA
- a CDS encoding thioredoxin family protein yields the protein MKSITTVEQFNEIISNDHKALVKFQAGWCPDCTRMDMFIDPIVEEYDMYTWYDLDRDVLPEVAEKYDVMGIPSLLIFQNGEKKAHLHSASAKTPDQVIDFLESVNEQ from the coding sequence ATGAAGTCTATTACGACAGTCGAACAATTCAACGAAATTATTTCAAATGACCATAAAGCATTAGTTAAATTCCAAGCAGGCTGGTGTCCGGACTGCACGCGGATGGACATGTTCATCGATCCGATCGTAGAAGAATACGATATGTATACATGGTATGACCTGGATCGTGACGTGCTCCCGGAAGTCGCTGAAAAATATGATGTCATGGGGATCCCGAGCTTGTTGATCTTCCAAAATGGCGAGAAGAAAGCACATCTTCATAGCGCAAGCGCCAAGACACCTGATCAAGTAATCGATTTCCTGGAAAGCGTCAACGAACAATAA
- a CDS encoding STAS domain-containing protein: MDYEKEIERLKARIEECEQIIKETSVPIISSIVENTILVPVVGYAGSERFELIRTRVLEYLDTNRHVNCAVFDFTGADLNKAKDAQLNVLAMELDMLNSTLKLMGVRPISVGFNPHIVRQIVAAGIQMEFESYINFRSALKVLLKEEGRSLSTI; the protein is encoded by the coding sequence ATGGACTACGAAAAAGAGATCGAGCGATTAAAGGCACGTATCGAAGAATGCGAACAGATCATCAAGGAAACGTCCGTGCCGATCATTTCATCAATTGTGGAGAATACTATTTTAGTGCCAGTCGTCGGCTACGCAGGTTCGGAACGGTTTGAATTGATCCGGACGAGAGTGTTGGAATACTTGGATACGAACCGCCATGTCAATTGCGCTGTTTTTGATTTCACAGGAGCGGACTTGAATAAAGCAAAAGATGCCCAATTGAACGTGTTGGCGATGGAATTGGACATGCTCAACAGCACGTTGAAACTAATGGGCGTGCGGCCCATTTCCGTTGGCTTCAATCCGCATATCGTCCGGCAAATCGTTGCCGCGGGCATTCAGATGGAATTCGAGTCGTATATCAATTTCAGGTCGGCATTGAAGGTCCTTTTGAAAGAAGAAGGACGTTCCTTGTCTACCATTTGA
- a CDS encoding C39 family peptidase produces MHQVPFTGKSQYDADIDPKYRSSACGPVTAYTILRHFNEHGDIDVNELYRKLGGTRIGLFKWRLLRNLPKLLGNTWQVEPCTIEELQKEIQEGRPVAAKFDKWFTFHWLGTYAFDYHWVPVVGYELNGDDIILLIHDNGGRHRDSRVRKVSYRLNRSILSFVKIRKTAA; encoded by the coding sequence ATGCACCAGGTCCCTTTCACCGGAAAATCCCAATATGACGCAGATATTGATCCGAAATACAGGTCATCCGCTTGCGGCCCTGTCACAGCCTATACAATCCTTCGCCATTTCAATGAACACGGCGATATCGATGTCAATGAACTATATCGGAAGTTGGGTGGCACGCGAATTGGTCTATTTAAATGGCGCCTGCTCCGTAACTTGCCAAAACTGCTAGGGAATACATGGCAAGTCGAACCATGCACGATTGAAGAACTGCAGAAGGAAATCCAAGAAGGACGGCCCGTTGCCGCTAAGTTTGATAAATGGTTCACCTTCCATTGGCTGGGAACCTACGCATTTGATTACCACTGGGTGCCTGTCGTTGGGTATGAACTGAACGGTGACGACATTATCCTGCTCATTCATGATAATGGAGGAAGGCATCGGGACAGCCGAGTGCGCAAGGTTTCCTACCGGTTGAACCGTTCCATCCTATCGTTTGTAAAAATTAGAAAGACCGCTGCGTAA